A window of the Methanosarcinales archaeon genome harbors these coding sequences:
- a CDS encoding DNA repair exonuclease gives MFKFLHAADIHLDSPLHKLDHYEGAPVEEIRQATRRAFENLINLAIAEKVAFVLLAGDLYDGDWKDYNTGLFFSSQMSKLRETGIPVYIIAGNHDAASKITKTLKLPEGVKIFSADTPETVLVDKLDVAIHGQSFASPSIKKDLSSGYPYAIEDCFNIGMLHTCVTGKEGHEPYAPCTLDGLQSRGYDYWALGHVHKHEVLLEIPLTIFPRNIQGRHIRETGPKGCVLVTVDERRRPYANFKPLDVIRWFEIETDVSAAETGYDVVEKIGEHLERLLEENQELPLVVRLKIVGDSRAHNELASDMERWTNEFRSSAGDMSGGKIWIEKVKLHTEPPIEMMESMSEPMAELIQYLDELRADPELLRTLTVDIENLRKKLQGELIEGDDAVRLDDADWLAAVLEDVQPMLIHRLLKEEGSK, from the coding sequence ATGTTTAAGTTTCTCCATGCAGCAGATATTCATCTGGACAGCCCTCTGCACAAACTTGATCATTATGAAGGGGCACCGGTCGAAGAGATACGTCAAGCAACACGGAGGGCATTTGAGAACTTAATCAATCTCGCTATCGCTGAAAAGGTTGCATTTGTACTGCTTGCTGGTGACCTATACGATGGCGACTGGAAGGATTACAACACGGGATTATTTTTCTCCTCACAGATGAGCAAACTGCGTGAAACCGGCATTCCCGTTTACATCATCGCGGGTAACCATGATGCTGCCAGCAAGATTACAAAAACACTCAAGCTTCCAGAAGGTGTAAAAATATTTTCAGCTGATACACCTGAAACAGTGCTGGTGGACAAGCTTGATGTGGCAATCCACGGTCAAAGCTTTGCTTCACCTTCGATAAAAAAAGATCTCTCATCAGGATATCCTTACGCTATCGAGGATTGCTTCAATATAGGAATGCTACACACCTGCGTGACAGGAAAGGAAGGACATGAGCCATACGCTCCCTGTACACTCGATGGTTTGCAATCGAGAGGCTATGATTACTGGGCACTGGGTCATGTTCACAAACATGAGGTACTGCTGGAAATACCACTGACCATTTTTCCTAGAAACATTCAGGGACGGCACATTCGCGAGACTGGACCTAAAGGATGTGTGCTCGTTACAGTGGATGAAAGAAGGCGACCCTATGCAAATTTCAAGCCACTTGACGTTATTCGCTGGTTTGAGATAGAAACAGACGTTTCGGCAGCTGAGACTGGATATGACGTGGTTGAGAAAATTGGTGAGCATCTCGAAAGACTTTTGGAAGAAAACCAGGAACTCCCGTTGGTTGTGCGGCTTAAAATTGTAGGAGACTCGAGGGCTCATAATGAACTTGCATCAGATATGGAGCGGTGGACCAATGAATTCCGCTCGTCAGCCGGAGACATGAGTGGTGGAAAGATATGGATTGAAAAGGTAAAGCTCCACACGGAACCACCTATAGAGATGATGGAATCTATGAGCGAACCGATGGCTGAACTTATCCAATACCTTGATGAACTCCGGGCTGATCCGGAGCTCTTACGTACATTGACTGTGGATATTGAAAATCTCAGAAAAAAGCTTCAGGGGGAGCTTATAGAAGGTGATGATGCCGTCAGACTGGATGATGCTGATTGGTTGGCAGCTGTGCTTGAAGATGTGCAACCCATGCTCATCCACCGTCTATTGAAGGAGGAGGGTTCAAAATGA
- a CDS encoding HD domain-containing protein yields the protein MKNNAPEHVFITGLLHDVVEDEDYTLSDIRDKFGDEVATLVDGASEPEELLNADGGKSKTWPERKVHTIDFIKNAGRDVKLLSCADKLANIRDIIRDYDRLGDGVWDIFNASKDSVAWYYTSMLDAFSNGNVKV from the coding sequence ATGAAGAATAATGCCCCTGAGCACGTGTTCATCACCGGATTGCTGCATGATGTTGTAGAAGATGAGGATTACACACTGTCAGATATCAGAGATAAGTTCGGTGATGAGGTGGCGACCCTGGTAGATGGGGCTTCTGAGCCGGAAGAACTGTTAAATGCGGACGGGGGAAAAAGTAAGACCTGGCCCGAGCGCAAGGTACATACCATTGACTTTATCAAAAATGCAGGCCGGGATGTGAAGCTGCTCTCCTGTGCAGACAAATTAGCCAATATTCGGGACATCATCAGGGACTATGACAGGCTGGGGGATGGTGTGTGGGATATCTTCAATGCCTCAAAGGACTCGGTTGCATGGTATTACACTTCTATGCTGGATGCTTTTAGTAATGGGAATGTAAAAGTGTGA